Genomic window (Lycium barbarum isolate Lr01 chromosome 2, ASM1917538v2, whole genome shotgun sequence):
TCATTACAAGAATTACCTTCAAGGATTGCAAGATCGTAAAGAAAGGTCCTTTTTTGGGTTGATATTTGTTCAATGTGTGTTTTTGGGTTGATGTTTGTTGGACCCTTTTgtttattttgtttgtttttgttaTTTTTAGGAGATGGGCGTTGCAGAGGAGGGCTCAAGAAGCACAAGTACCTAGTGAGGAGCAAGAAAAGATGCTTAGGAATTTGGAGAAAAGGGAGACTGAATATATGAGATTGCAGAGGCATAAAGTTGGGATTGATGACTTTGAACAATTGACTGTTATTGGTAAAGGCGCCTTTGGTGAGGTAAATTTTCCATTTACAACTCTTTAATTCTCAGATTTTCTTTGTATTTATTATTTAGAAGTTCCTCGAATTATAGTCTTGTTTGATTAGATGTATTTGTTACTTTAGAAGTGGCTCAATTTCTAGTCTTGTTTGATTAGCATAACTTGGAGTATGCATTGGTTTTCCTATAAATGATTAGGAAGACTAAAGTTTGTGCCTTTGTAAGTTTTCTCATCAAATTACCTTTGAAGAGCAAAGTGATTAGTAGTTTTAGGTTTTTGGAGGTGTGATTTGATAAGATGCTTCAATTTGTTGCACATCCTGATACTGAATATCCGTCTATCTTAGGTCGTGTCATGATTGAATTCAATGATAAAGCCATACAAAAATGCTTTTGCCTGTTTTTAATTGATCAGAATAGATCATTTTACTGGTaaaaatgaaaatcatggagtTATCTTCTGAAAAATCTGCATCCAACATTTCTCGATATGTTTCTCAAGGCTTACACTTGTCAATGTAGCAGAGAAGTGTCTGTCCTGCTCATAATGCCTATCTTGCAATGTTTCTTGATGCTCTTAGGGAAGATATACTACGATAACTTAATTCTTTTTAATCTAATATTTATACTGCGTCAACGAATTGGTTTTTAGCACCTGAATGTCGCTTTTCAGCAATGGTCTCTGGTTTCTTATAAACTTTATATGTTTCTCCCTTACAATGTAAAGTTTGTGAAGGAGTGGAAGTCGGTCTTTTACTATAAGCATGTCATACAAAGGAGAACTATGCTTGTGTCTGATGTGCACTTAAGATCTTTCAAAAGTTCCATTTTCAATTAGAGCGCTCTTGCCTTGCGATCGCCACATAAATGAAGCTATCAGTGCTCGTATTGGACATTGATGAAGCAGATTTCATTAGAGTTTTTTCTTAAATTATCTGGTTTGTTAATGCAGGTTAGGTTGTGTAGATTCAAAAGTACTGGAGAAATCTTTGCcatgaagaaattgaagaaatcAGACATGCTTAGCCGTGGACAGGTGACAAATGGAATATAGCTACACAATTTTCTTCTGAAATGATTATGCATTAATATCAGGGCCTTGCAGAAGTTGCTTCAATAATTTCATAATCTGTTGTTAAAACTTCCGAAGATATTTGAGaaaagaaagatataatcttataAGATATACGTTCTAAAAGCTATCATGTTTTGCTAATTATCATAGTGGAGAAACAACCGTCCTTATGAATAGTTTGCGTGGTGTGTGCTTTCTGGTAATTAAAAGAAGAATTTCAATACTGCTCTGGATAAATCCATGCTAGAAAAGAATATGAATAACAACCTTTTACTTGACTAAAGGTATAAAAAACATTTAAAGGTTACCCAATTTCCCACATTTCTCCCTCTTACTTCTTAAGAAAAATGAACCAAGCATGAGGTAGAAATTTTAGAATTTTGAGATAGAGaccatttttttctcttttgggTTTAGCAATATCTTGTGCACATTGGCTATTGTCAGTTGCCACTTAATTGGACCAAAAGGCAATTTGTGAGTTCCTTGGTTAAATTCAATGTGGAAATTACTATATTCACTTTTTAATAGATGAAAGTTATACTGCTCTTTTAGGTTGAGCACGTCAGATCTGAGAGGAATTTGCTTGTGGAAGTTGATAGTCGGTGCATAGTGAAGCTCTTCTATTCTTTCCAAGACTCGGATTTCTTGTACCTTATAATGGAATATTTGCCTGGTGGTGACATTATGACCTTACTGATGAGAGAAGATGTTCTTTCTGAAGATGTCGCACGGTTCTACATTGCTGAGAGTATTTTGGCTATTCAGTCTATTCATCAGCACAATTATGTACATAGGTACTTGAACAATGCATTAAATAGCTTTCCTTTTTGTTCAGTCGTGCAATATTACGTGATTGTTTTGCTATACCCTATAGGATTGCCAGTAATACATATGTTTTGTAGCTCAAATTAATGATAATGTGTTTACTACTATTGTCAGAAAAGCTCCATGCTACTATTGATGTAAAATTTCTCTTCTGCCAAATATCATCAAGTGAAGATGTCTAAAAAAGTTTCTAATCTTCAAAGTATTTCTCATACTACGGAACTTATGTTAAACTGTACGTGCATATGGTACAAAGCTCACTTTGCAATCATCCTCCAACATGCAGCTGATTCAGAAATTATTCTGCTTTCAGGGACATAAAACCAGATAACCTTATACTGGATAGAAATGGCCACTTAAAGCTTTCAGATTTTGGCTTATGTAAACCCCTGGAAAATAAATACTCATCAATATTATTGGAAGATGAAGACCTTACTAATGCGGAGTCCATTAACGGGTCTGAAGGGCAATCTGGTGGTGATAGAGCTTCATGGCCAATGCCAAAAGAACAAATACAGCAGTGGAAACGCAACCGACGTGCCTTGGTATTCTCATAATCACATTCTAATGCTGCACTTTTCCTGATTTTCAAGATTTAACATTCTTTGATCTTGTTCCTTTTTAATTGATTAATCCATGGTCATTCTTTAATTCAATTGACCGATCGTGAAATATCTTCTACAGGCATATTCTACTGTTGGAACTCTTGATTACATGGCACCAGAAATTCTGTTGAAAAAAGGATATGGAATTGAATGTGATTGGTGGTCATTGGGGGCAATCCTGTATGAGATGCTTGTTGGGTATCCTCCCTTCTGTTCAGAGCATCCAAGAATGACTGCACGCAAGGTATGTTAACTCTTCTGTTTGTTGTTAGGTTTTACAAAATGTACTCATTTTTTGTTATATTATATTTGTTTTTGTTGTATCAGATAATTAGTTGGAGAACATGCTTGAAATTCCCAGATGAACCAAAAGTATCAGATGAGGCTAAGGATCTGATCTGTCGTTTATTGTGTGATGTTGAATCAAGATTAGGGACCGGAGGAGTGGATGAAATAAAGGTAAATATCTACTAATGAAGTAATGCCTGTGCAGAAACTATTTGCTGAAATATACCCCTTAATTCTAGAATCTTCGTTTCACTTAACGGAATGCATATAGTTGTTTGTGTATTCTTAATAAAACTTGTGACTGGGCTTTCAGGCTCATCCTTGGTTCAAAGGAATCAACTGGGACATGCTTTATGAAATGGAGGCTGCCTATAAACCTGTCGTTACCGGAGAGTTAGATACTCAAAATTTTGAGAAGTTTCCTGAGGTGATTACTTTTACAGACTACTAGGTGTATTAATTCGACTTTTACAGGAAACATCTGGAGTATTTGTTATTAAAATCACTCCGACTCTCATGACATTGTGGATTGCTAGAAACCAACTGTTTACCCTTACGATCCACAAAGCCATATATAAGCTGGATATTTTCTTCCTATCCATATCTTTCACATTCGGACCGTCTCTGTTTTCTCTACCTTTACCACAAATCATGGATAAGCACTCCACCTTTCTTTCATTTAGTAACTTCAGTATGACAATTTGACATCATTTATGAACTAGGTCCTTAGAATATTGGGCATTTCCGAGTACCATTTAATATCCATAGTCTGCTTGCGGCTTCTTATAAAAGCATGCATTTTCATTCCAATTCAGTTCATCATTTGTTCTTGCCATTCATCTACAGTAAATTTCCAATATTCCGCATCTCAGTTTTTCCATGTTTTGCTTTAGACGATACTTCATTTTAATTTTCTTGAATGTGCTAACTTTTCACTTTATATTATAGGTAGAAGATCCTTCATCAACAACACCAAGAGTTGGACCCTGGAGAAAGGTAATGATTACTTGTTGACTGTGCATACTTcatcccccccacccccaccctcaccCAACCCATCCACCCTACCAATCTCAGAAAAACAGAAAATCCGCCATTCAGGCTAGAATATAAAACAAGTACTGTAAACATGATTGAAGTAGTGATGCACTTAAATATTTGGAAAGTTTCTTTTGTGAGAGTATAGCTGATGAATTATGCACATCCAAGTTCCTACACAGTAGTGATTCCTATAGGTGGGGATTAAATAACTTCTGGGGATTCTCCTGTTTGCAATTTTAGCAAGTATTTTCTTAATTATTTCCTCTTCCAGGACATCCTCCTTATATTGTTCTTTACGTAAATAAGAAATAATTTGGTTAATTTTGATTCATTCCATCATGTAGATGCTGACATCAAAAGATTCCAATTTTATTGGATTTACTTTCAAGAAATCAGATATCCTCAAATCAGCTGAAACTTCAGGTGTGCTGCTGCTGCTTTAATTCTTCTATTTTTTGGCTGCATCTCGTTACTTCAACACGATGAAGAAATATACTTTGCACACACTTTTTTTGCCTGGCTCACACTGTATCTAAGAAGATTTAAGTATATAGAAGCACATGTTGGTTCAGTATTCTTCTCCACCCTTCGAATTCTTCCCAGTTTTGGCAAAAAGATATGAGTATTTATTTGCTAGGAGGTGAGGCAATTATTGTGGATCAGTTAGATAAGTGTACTCTGAAGAGGAAGGTGAATGAGACCATAGGAAAATGAACATCCCTTCATACGAAAGGAAAAGTATTCCATGATATGTTATTTGCAATATCAGTAATTGGTGCATATCAAAACCTAGAATGAGCAAAAAATAAATTGGCCATTTGTCGCCCGATTGGCTATCCCTGCAAATCTGAATTATGTCTATTAGTATTGGCATCAGACTTAAACATGTCATTGTAAAGCTTAAATAATGGACAATTTATGCAAGAAGATAATCAAACTTATCATGCCTGGTCTTCCTTGTCTAAATTGATCTCATCATTTTATCTAAACGCTTCTCGTCATAAATGCAAATTTTTGTGGAACTCTGTTTTATGTTATCTATCTGCCTATAATTTCAAACACACATCTTAATTGTGCAGGTATAGATATGAGTTCCAATGGACATTCAAGGCCTCCCTCATTAGTATCCTTATTTGGTACAGTAACCTTTCTTTCATACTAGTACATGTTTCCTGATTTTCACAATGTTGGATGAGATTGAACCACGAAAACATGATGTTAAGGACTGGTTTGACGAAATCTCCGAGTAACACATAGAAGGGCATATCAAACGAGCTTCTTTTTAATCATTATAGTGGATCTTACACAAAATAGACTTCATTATAGTGGATCAGGCTCGGAaacattaactttttttttttaatttctatttttttttgtatgtgtAATCGGCCTAAGCAAATGCAggatgatgatgattttttgCCTGGCTTGTTGCAGGTCGGATAGACTTGCAAGATACAATAGAAGAGGACCAGAAAGGGGAACAACAGATTTTATGAGTCCAACTGCTTGTCCATTCTAACAAGAAGCGGCAAATTTCTTTTGTACAAAAAGAGAATAAACTATAAGCTTTGTGTTCTGCATGGTTTTGAGTTTTTGCCTTCTCCACTTTTAGTCTTTACTAATTCTTATTGTAAATACACTATGACATACATTCCTTGATTTCTATCCGATTGA
Coding sequences:
- the LOC132627857 gene encoding uncharacterized protein LOC132627857 isoform X1, whose protein sequence is MDMEGATDGTVKLGALPMKPDRVFNNLEPEFTVSSPVTRQKAAAAKQFIENHYKNYLQGLQDRKERRWALQRRAQEAQVPSEEQEKMLRNLEKRETEYMRLQRHKVGIDDFEQLTVIGKGAFGEVRLCRFKSTGEIFAMKKLKKSDMLSRGQVEHVRSERNLLVEVDSRCIVKLFYSFQDSDFLYLIMEYLPGGDIMTLLMREDVLSEDVARFYIAESILAIQSIHQHNYVHRDIKPDNLILDRNGHLKLSDFGLCKPLENKYSSILLEDEDLTNAESINGSEGQSGGDRASWPMPKEQIQQWKRNRRALAYSTVGTLDYMAPEILLKKGYGIECDWWSLGAILYEMLVGYPPFCSEHPRMTARKIISWRTCLKFPDEPKVSDEAKDLICRLLCDVESRLGTGGVDEIKAHPWFKGINWDMLYEMEAAYKPVVTGELDTQNFEKFPEVEDPSSTTPRVGPWRKMLTSKDSNFIGFTFKKSDILKSAETSGIDMSSNGHSRPPSLVSLFGRIDLQDTIEEDQKGEQQIL
- the LOC132627857 gene encoding uncharacterized protein LOC132627857 isoform X2; this translates as MDMEGATDGTVKLGALPMKPDRVFNNLEPEFTVSSPVTRQKAAAAKQFIENHYKNYLQGLQDRKERRWALQRRAQEAQVPSEEQEKMLRNLEKRETEYMRLQRHKVGIDDFEQLTVIGKGAFGEVRLCRFKSTGEIFAMKKLKKSDMLSRGQVEHVRSERNLLVEVDSRCIVKLFYSFQDSDFLYLIMEYLPGGDIMTLLMREDVLSEDVARFYIAESILAIQSIHQHNYVHRDIKPDNLILDRNGHLKLSDFGLCKPLENKYSSILLEDEDLTNAESINGSEGQSGGDRASWPMPKEQIQQWKRNRRALAYSTVGTLDYMAPEILLKKGYGIECDWWSLGAILYEMLVGYPPFCSEHPRMTARKIISWRTCLKFPDEPKVSDEAKDLICRLLCDVESRLGTGGVDEIKVEDPSSTTPRVGPWRKMLTSKDSNFIGFTFKKSDILKSAETSGIDMSSNGHSRPPSLVSLFGRIDLQDTIEEDQKGEQQIL